The following are encoded together in the Anopheles nili chromosome 3, idAnoNiliSN_F5_01, whole genome shotgun sequence genome:
- the LOC128727076 gene encoding 40S ribosomal protein S5 produces the protein MADAFENFEEDAPVATDMEDVVQDDQAAQVYEEAPVVQTAELPEIKLFGRWSSDDIDISDISVSDYIAVKEKHAKYLPHSAGRYAAKRFRKAQCPIVERMTNSLMMKGRNNGKKLKAVRILRHAFEIMHLLTGENPLQIVVHAIINSGPREDSTRIGRAGTVRRQAVDVSPLRRVNQAIWLLCTGAREAAFRNIKTIAECLADELINAAKGSSNSYAIKKKDELERVAKSNR, from the exons ATGGCTGACGCATTTGAAAACTTCGAGGAAGACGCGCCGGTGGCGACTGATATGGAAGATGTCGTCCAGGACGATCAGGCAGCTCAGGTCTACGAAGAAGCCCCCGTCGTTCAGACGGCTGAGCTTCCTGAAATTAAGCTGTTCGGCCGATGGAGCAGCGATGATATCGATATTTCCGACATTTCCGTTTCG GATTATATCGCCGTGAAGGAGAAGCACGCCAAATATCTTCCCCACTCGGCTGGTCGGTACGCCGCCAAGCGTTTCCGCAAGGCCCAGTGCCCAATCGTCGAGCGTATGACCAACTCTCTGATGATGAAGGGTCGCAACAACGGCAAGAAGCTGAAGGCGGTGCGCATCTTGCGTCACGCTTTCGAAATCATGCATCTGCTGACCGGCGAAAACCCGCTGCAAATCGTGGTTCACGCCATCATCAATTCCGGCCCACGTGAAGATTCCACCCGTATCGGACGTGCCGGTACCGTCCGTCGTCAGGCTGTGGACGTGTCTCCTCTGCGTCGCGTCAACCAG GCTATCTGGTTGTTGTGCACCGGAGCTCGTGAAGCCGCATTCCGTAACATCAAGACGATTGCCGAATGTTTGGCCGATGAGCTGATCAACGCTGCGAAG GGTTCTTCGAACTCGTACGCCATCAAGAAAAAGGATGAGCTGGAGCGTGTCGCCAAGTCTAACCGATAA
- the LOC128725810 gene encoding guanine nucleotide-binding protein-like 1 has translation MPQGRRKVPFSGKQKKQQLLAKKQAKNNTTSHNLIRNLKDEESSDISEDSDMPRTFGDNIEKINMQPLKDPRSKSNRYVLQFHRETGKELRELKEEARKALTHRSEQEMELGDNYFQEYDFPKRPKWNYEMSKEQLDANENRYFFKYVTLLEKTHYDDMKSLSFCELNLETWRQLWRVLELSDVILVIVDARFPTLMFPPALYYYVTEDLGKGMMLVINKIDLVESEVVLAWKRYFEQKYPHIKVVLFTSYPSYNLRGKQESKHGLKIRRRRGRMRMAAEGAQQIYDVCRKYVGDEVDLASWEDKILEERNFVPGADDDEDEKLVSDRTHEEEKDFAFEEHVKFQNGVLTIGCVGFPNVGKSSLLNAVMGRKVVSVSRTPGHTKHFQTIYLTNTVRLCDCPGLVFPSSTPRRLQVLMGSYPIAQLREPYGSIRFLAERIDLVQLLSLKHPENDSDEWSAIDVCDAWAIKRGFLTAKAARPDTYRAANSILRMTLDGKITLSLKPIGYTEQKDKLSNDPELVRVKEIQAFAEEENSDEDDEYLSDSDAEERSGINQGKDSTDDEDPNATLTPSASTNVNPFELLGSPE, from the exons ATGCCTCAAGGTAGGCGTAAGGTTCCGTTCagcggaaagcaaaaaaagcaacagcttTTAGCtaagaaacaagcaaaaa ATAACACAACTTCGCACAACTTGATACGAAACCTGAAAGATGAAGAATCGAGCGACATCAGTGAGGACAGTGATATGCCGAGAACTTTCGGCGATAACATCGAAAAGATCAACATGCAACCGTTAAAGGATCCACGCAGCAAGTCAAATCGCTATGTGCTGCAGTTCCACCGCGAGACCGGTAAGGAGCTAAGGGAATTAAAAGAAGAGGCTCGTAAGGCTCTCACACACCGTAGTGAGCAGGAAATGGAGTTAGGTGATAACTACTTTCAAGAGTACGACTTTCCTAAACGGCCGAAATGGAACTATGAAATGTCCAAAGAGCAACTGGACGCCAACGAAAACCGGTACTTTTTT AAATATGTTACCCTTCTCGAAAAAACGCATTATGATGATATGAAATCGTTAAGCTTCTGTGAGCTGAATCTCGAAACATGGAGGCAGCTGTGGCGCGTGTTAGAACTGTCGGATGTAATATTGGTCATAGTCGATGCCCGATTTCCG ACACTAATGTTTCCACCCGCTTTGTACTACTACGTAACGGAGGATCTGGGCAAAGGTATGATGCTAGTTATCAACAAAATTGATCTTGTTGAATCCGAGGTGGTGCTGGCTTGGAAGCGATACTTTGAGCAAAAGTATCCCCACATCAAAGTGGTGCTTTTTACGTCATACCCTTCGTACAATTTGCGAGGAAAGCAGGAAAGCAAACATGGGCTTAAAATTCGTCGTCGCCGTGGACGCATGCGTATGGCGGCAGAGGGTGCTCAACAGATCTATGACGTGTGTCGAAAGTACGTCGGGGACGAGGTGGATTTGGCTTCGTGGGAGGACAAAATTCTTGAAGAACGTAACTTTGTTCCGGGCgccgatgacgacgaggatgaGAAATTGGTGTCGGATAGGACACATGAGGAGGAGAAAGACTTTGCTTTTGAAGAGCATGTGAAATTTCAGAACGGAGTGCTGACAATCGGATGTGTCGGCTTTCCTAACGTTGGAAAATCATCCTTGCTCAACGCCGTAATGGGCCGGAAGGTGGTAAGCGTGAGTCGAACGCCCGGCCATACGAAACATTTCCAGACGATTTATCTTACCAACACCGTACGATTGTGCGATTGTCCTGGTTTGGTGTTTCCCTCGTCCACACCCCGACGGTTACAGGTGCTTATGGGAAGCTATCCGATCGCCCAGTTGCGTGAACCGTATGGCTCAATTCGGTTTCTTGCCGAACGTATTGATCTGGTGCAACTTCTTTCGCTGAAACATCCTGAAAACGATAGCGATGAGTGGTCGGCAATTGATGTTTGCGATGCCTGGGCAATCAAACGTGGCTTCCTCACGGCAAAAGCAGCACGTCCTGATACTTACCGGGCTGCAAACAGTATTCTCCGAATGACACTAGATGGTAAAATTACTCTTTCTCTTAAACCGATCGGGTACACCGAGCAGAAAGACAAGCTCTCAAATGATCCGGAACTTGTACGTGTTAAAGAAATACAAGCCTTCGCTGAGGAGGAAAACAGCGACGAGGATGACGAGTATCTATCCGATTCGGATGCGGAAGAGCGCTCGGGCATTAACCAAGGCAAGGATAGCACGGATGATGAGGATCCAAATGCAACGCTTACACCTTCGGCCTCAACCAACGTAAATCCGTTTGAACTTCTTGGTAGTCctgaatga